A single genomic interval of Legionella israelensis harbors:
- the proC gene encoding pyrroline-5-carboxylate reductase: MNIAFIGFGNMAKAIAQGLLNTDQHHLSASAPSLSEGYTMDIIRTYSDNAIAVQKADIVILAVKPQQMADVLKDIIPVIHENCLLISVAAGLSLSWLGHRCHPKQPIIRSMPNTPAAVNEAATALIANTLANQQQKIWAEEIFSNIGMVKWIERETDLDILTALAGSGPAYVYKFMESLVSAAEELGLNHKDAYSFTCQTVKGALKLAEQTNLNIKELRKKVTSPMGTTAAALDILCNGEFDTLILNALKAAQQRSIELGKDL, encoded by the coding sequence ATGAATATAGCCTTTATCGGTTTTGGCAACATGGCTAAAGCGATTGCCCAGGGACTTCTCAACACAGACCAACATCATCTTTCAGCTTCAGCACCATCTTTGTCTGAAGGCTATACCATGGATATCATAAGAACTTATTCCGATAATGCCATCGCTGTTCAGAAAGCCGATATCGTTATTTTAGCCGTTAAACCGCAGCAAATGGCTGATGTACTAAAGGACATCATTCCTGTGATACATGAAAACTGTCTGTTGATTTCCGTAGCCGCCGGCCTTTCCCTATCCTGGTTAGGTCATCGATGTCATCCCAAACAGCCCATTATTCGCAGCATGCCTAACACACCTGCTGCCGTAAATGAAGCCGCAACAGCATTAATAGCTAATACATTAGCCAACCAACAGCAAAAAATATGGGCTGAAGAGATATTTTCCAACATTGGAATGGTGAAATGGATTGAGAGAGAAACTGATCTCGATATTTTGACTGCCCTTGCCGGTAGCGGTCCTGCTTATGTTTATAAATTTATGGAATCATTGGTTTCAGCAGCCGAAGAACTCGGACTAAATCATAAGGATGCCTATTCATTCACCTGCCAGACAGTTAAAGGGGCTCTTAAATTAGCAGAACAAACCAACCTAAACATTAAAGAATTAAGAAAAAAAGTGACATCTCCTATGGGGACAACAGCGGCCGCACTCGATATACTATGTAATGGTGAATTCGATACACTCATTTTAAATGCATTAAAAGCAGCGCAACAGCGCTCGATTGAGTTAGGCAAAGACCTTTAG